A segment of the Prochlorococcus marinus str. SB genome:
CGACCATAGAATTTTAGGTCATTTACCCTATGCGGAAATTTCTAAGGAGAAACTAGTTTTAATTGAGCCTAATATTGAAGTTCATATGGATATGCGCGATTCTCTAATAAAGATGAGAGAAGAAGCCAAAAAGGATGGGATATATTTAGTCTTCTTGAGTGGTTATAGATCAATAAATTTGCAAAACGATATCTTTTATTCTTTAAAATCTATTAGAAATCAAGAGGCGGCAGAAAGAGCTAGAGTTTCAGCCCCTCCAGGGTATTCCGAACATAGTACAGGTTTCGCAATCGATATTGGTGATGCTACTCAAAGAGAGACAGACTTTGAAACCGACTTCGAAAATACTGCCGCCTTTAGATGGTTAATAAAAAATGCAGCTAAGTTTCACTTTAAGTTATCGTTCAACAAAGATAATAAATATATAGATTACGAACCCTGGCATTGGAGATATGAAGGGTCAATTGAAGCATTAAAAGTTTTTGAAAGCTCAAATAGAAAATTATAAATCTAATTCATTAATCAATTATTCTATAAATTATATTTTTCAAAGTCTTAAAGAGAAAATTCTCATAATAAGCATACTTTGAGTTAGCCTTAAT
Coding sequences within it:
- a CDS encoding M15 family metallopeptidase; protein product: MELNKDIDQFDLPLAKRTYLNNPNSTLLKKLLIFSPFLFLIFSVAALRLIKNIEIGSLDNLNFQAQINHDHRILGHLPYAEISKEKLVLIEPNIEVHMDMRDSLIKMREEAKKDGIYLVFLSGYRSINLQNDIFYSLKSIRNQEAAERARVSAPPGYSEHSTGFAIDIGDATQRETDFETDFENTAAFRWLIKNAAKFHFKLSFNKDNKYIDYEPWHWRYEGSIEALKVFESSNRKL